A stretch of the Methylacidiphilum caldifontis genome encodes the following:
- a CDS encoding ArnT family glycosyltransferase — MIELFNLSKNLILNNTRLCSYLTIAFVFLFSFIFLSAGSFSLPLIDRDEPRFAQAAREMLEKKNYLVPFFNGEYRLDKPPLIYWLMIFSYSLLGINEFSARLPSILACSILSVILYRFSSSYSPRFRLFVPLSFICSVQTLIHGRLATADMVMVLFVTLAQWAFLNLLHKKSWSWLFVFWISLALGFLAKGPISWLVPLFTFILFRFVFWRKPSSILSLYFIPGSLFCLGIISLWAIPALIETKGLFWKIGMGEHVIRRGMEAFDNRPFIPFYYFISPFLSLFPASAFFGLFVETLRKKWSMDNAFLLSWFLAPILIFSFYATELPHYIMPGFPAYFLVIGQAISETKPTRFSILFALFLYILFFVFSLLILFFGFAAGPTVDNPLKPVFLSIGLIIFLLSLFSGAMMHYAYKNSSRAISISIMATAYITLNCVFGFLAKDLHSLSLTSRISPLFKNMPFSSQNYAWGYTEPSLVFYSNKIWKWDPLSSQLNPPYFSLRQETETSLSKALLNVFQGKKQPQLAQKTNFSVDNLPPPGKWGEGKIEGLNLGRMSWVKIEYSYQY, encoded by the coding sequence ATGATCGAGCTATTTAATCTATCTAAAAATCTTATTCTAAACAATACCCGGCTCTGTTCTTATCTTACTATTGCTTTCGTTTTCCTTTTCTCTTTTATTTTTCTATCAGCAGGTTCTTTTTCTCTTCCTCTCATCGACCGAGATGAACCTAGATTTGCCCAGGCTGCAAGGGAAATGTTAGAAAAGAAAAACTATCTGGTTCCCTTTTTTAACGGTGAATATAGGCTGGATAAACCCCCACTGATTTATTGGCTCATGATTTTTAGTTACAGCCTTTTGGGAATAAATGAATTTTCAGCAAGACTTCCTTCTATCCTTGCCTGTTCCATCCTCTCCGTTATTCTTTATCGTTTTTCCTCTTCCTATTCTCCTAGGTTTCGGTTATTTGTCCCCTTAAGTTTTATTTGTTCAGTTCAAACCCTTATCCATGGAAGATTAGCCACCGCCGACATGGTAATGGTCCTGTTTGTGACCTTAGCTCAATGGGCTTTTTTAAATCTGCTTCATAAGAAATCCTGGAGCTGGCTGTTTGTTTTCTGGATCTCCTTGGCTCTCGGTTTCTTGGCTAAAGGACCCATTAGCTGGCTTGTTCCGCTTTTTACTTTTATCCTTTTCCGATTTGTTTTTTGGAGAAAACCATCGTCTATTCTTTCTCTATATTTTATTCCAGGCTCCTTGTTCTGTTTGGGGATCATAAGCCTCTGGGCAATCCCTGCGTTGATCGAAACAAAAGGGCTTTTTTGGAAAATTGGTATGGGTGAACATGTTATCCGTAGGGGCATGGAAGCTTTCGATAACAGGCCCTTTATTCCTTTCTATTATTTTATTTCCCCCTTTTTGAGCCTTTTTCCCGCTTCCGCATTCTTTGGGCTCTTTGTTGAAACACTAAGAAAAAAATGGTCAATGGATAACGCCTTCTTGCTTTCATGGTTTCTTGCTCCCATTCTCATATTTTCTTTCTATGCCACAGAACTACCTCACTATATTATGCCTGGATTTCCCGCCTATTTTCTAGTGATCGGTCAAGCTATCAGCGAAACAAAGCCAACAAGGTTTTCTATTCTCTTTGCCCTCTTTTTGTATATCCTGTTTTTTGTCTTTTCCCTTCTCATTCTTTTCTTTGGGTTTGCAGCTGGACCAACTGTAGACAATCCTCTAAAGCCTGTTTTTCTTTCCATAGGACTTATCATCTTTCTGTTATCTCTCTTTAGTGGAGCCATGATGCATTATGCATATAAGAATTCTTCTCGAGCTATCTCCATTTCTATCATGGCTACTGCCTATATCACCCTTAACTGTGTGTTTGGCTTCTTAGCTAAGGATCTCCATTCTCTTTCTTTAACTTCAAGAATTAGTCCTTTGTTTAAAAACATGCCTTTTTCTTCGCAAAACTATGCCTGGGGCTATACTGAACCGAGTCTTGTCTTTTATTCAAACAAGATTTGGAAATGGGATCCCCTTTCTAGCCAGCTTAATCCACCCTATTTTTCGCTTCGCCAAGAAACTGAAACTTCCCTTTCCAAGGCTTTGTTAAATGTTTTTCAAGGGAAAAAACAACCACAATTAGCCCAGAAGACAAATTTTTCCGTTGACAATCTTCCTCCTCCAGGGAAATGGGGAGAAGGAAAAATAGAAGGACTTAACCTAGGAAGAATGTCTTGGGTAAAAATTGAGTATTCCTATCAGTACTAA
- a CDS encoding multicopper oxidase domain-containing protein, producing the protein MILKLKLHKFFWSSSTSFFLFIILCIFLGLKNLLLSESRNFELTIEDTIITLVKDQKFHTFAFNGQVPGPLIHVKYGDDVTVKVTNLTTLPHTIHWHGILQTGTWQMDGVPNTTQPEIKPGDTFSYHFKALPAGTYWYHCHVNVNEHVSMRGMWGPLIVDPPKPHPLEKKVTKDYILMLSSWPSQWARKPGYGGIPGDVEDYFTINAKSYPETQPIRVKKGDFIRLRIFATSDTVHSLHIHGHVFLIGCKDGHFLPNPIEADTLLISPGERYDLFMYADNPGRWMVHDHVDVHTTNGGNPMGGIMTVIEYDEVEKTDSWYDWKDKKFVPDFFYEESLKKPYGLFINPAFKGEPAPQ; encoded by the coding sequence ATGATTTTAAAGCTAAAATTGCATAAGTTTTTTTGGTCTTCTTCAACTTCTTTTTTTCTTTTCATTATTCTCTGTATCTTTTTGGGATTAAAAAACCTTCTTCTTAGTGAATCCCGAAATTTTGAGCTTACTATAGAGGATACAATCATCACGCTCGTAAAGGACCAAAAATTCCACACCTTTGCTTTTAATGGCCAAGTACCTGGTCCCCTTATTCATGTTAAATATGGTGATGATGTGACCGTAAAAGTCACCAATCTCACCACCCTTCCCCATACGATCCACTGGCATGGCATACTCCAAACTGGAACTTGGCAAATGGATGGAGTACCCAACACTACTCAACCCGAGATCAAGCCTGGAGATACTTTTAGCTATCATTTCAAAGCACTACCTGCAGGGACCTACTGGTATCACTGTCATGTCAATGTAAACGAACACGTTTCAATGAGGGGCATGTGGGGACCCCTGATCGTCGATCCACCTAAACCCCATCCTTTAGAAAAAAAGGTGACCAAGGATTATATCCTCATGCTCAGTAGTTGGCCTTCTCAATGGGCAAGAAAACCTGGATACGGAGGTATTCCCGGAGATGTCGAAGATTATTTTACCATTAATGCTAAAAGTTATCCTGAAACTCAACCCATTCGGGTCAAAAAAGGTGATTTTATCCGCTTGAGGATTTTTGCCACAAGTGACACGGTGCATTCCCTTCATATTCATGGACACGTTTTTTTGATTGGATGTAAAGACGGCCATTTCTTACCCAATCCCATAGAAGCTGATACCCTGCTGATTTCTCCTGGAGAAAGATACGACTTGTTCATGTATGCCGATAACCCTGGCCGATGGATGGTCCATGACCATGTGGATGTCCATACAACCAATGGCGGTAATCCCATGGGGGGAATAATGACGGTTATTGAATATGACGAAGTGGAAAAAACTGACTCCTGGTATGACTGGAAAGATAAAAAATTCGTTCCTGACTTTTTTTACGAAGAATCGCTTAAAAAGCCTTATGGCCTCTTTATAAATCCTGCATTTAAAGGAGAACCTGCCCCTCAATAA
- a CDS encoding c-type cytochrome gives MKTSFLLIFIFVFFFSVKKLLAEDGMHILQNQCASCHALTKPTDNSLERLWNRKGPDLYYAGLKFQKDWLVKWLQQPTVIRPAGEFYLKHIKTTPKGDEIDPSTLSAHPKLSPTEAQVVADTLMNFKPEGLLTAAKFKNEPINPTIGAMFFGKLRGCSSCHATKEGGGGLSGPELFDAGDRLQGDFVYSFIEDPQKFEPHIWMPQLDLAEADLQRLTSYLMSLHGSSSQKEKK, from the coding sequence ATGAAAACCTCCTTTTTATTAATTTTTATATTCGTTTTTTTCTTTTCTGTAAAAAAGCTTTTGGCAGAAGATGGAATGCACATTCTTCAAAATCAATGTGCAAGCTGTCATGCGTTAACTAAACCAACTGACAACTCCCTGGAAAGATTATGGAATAGAAAAGGGCCAGACCTCTATTATGCAGGCTTAAAATTTCAAAAGGACTGGCTTGTCAAATGGCTTCAGCAACCCACTGTTATTCGTCCTGCAGGTGAATTTTACCTGAAACATATTAAAACAACTCCAAAAGGTGATGAAATCGATCCTTCCACATTGAGTGCACATCCCAAGCTTTCACCTACAGAAGCACAAGTGGTAGCAGACACATTAATGAATTTTAAACCAGAGGGACTCCTAACAGCCGCTAAATTTAAAAATGAGCCTATCAATCCGACGATCGGAGCCATGTTCTTTGGAAAATTAAGAGGCTGTTCATCCTGTCATGCTACAAAAGAAGGAGGAGGAGGTCTTTCTGGACCCGAGTTATTTGATGCTGGAGATAGGCTTCAAGGGGATTTTGTTTATTCATTTATAGAAGATCCTCAGAAATTTGAACCCCATATTTGGATGCCTCAACTCGATTTAGCAGAAGCGGATCTTCAGCGGCTAACTTCTTACCTAATGAGCCTTCATGGGTCTTCCTCACAAAAGGAGAAAAAATGA
- a CDS encoding c-type cytochrome — MRMKFLTLIRIHYSPLLFFLLLSSSFGAWAQDQKWAKIEKVYNTYCVQCHGLQRNGTGINAKFMTVQPRDHTDPKEMGKIPDDEIIKAITNGGISVQKSILMPAWGKVLTQEEILELKDYLRHICNCGMENKKS, encoded by the coding sequence ATGAGAATGAAGTTCCTCACCCTGATCAGAATCCACTATAGCCCTCTCCTATTCTTTTTATTGTTATCTAGCTCTTTTGGAGCATGGGCTCAAGATCAAAAATGGGCAAAAATTGAAAAGGTATACAACACCTACTGCGTACAATGCCATGGATTACAAAGAAACGGTACTGGCATTAATGCCAAATTTATGACTGTCCAGCCTCGAGATCATACAGACCCCAAGGAAATGGGCAAAATACCTGATGATGAAATCATAAAAGCCATTACTAACGGGGGTATTTCTGTGCAAAAATCAATCCTCATGCCCGCATGGGGTAAAGTGCTTACGCAAGAAGAAATTCTAGAATTAAAAGACTATCTTCGCCACATCTGCAATTGTGGGATGGAAAATAAAAAATCCTAA
- a CDS encoding multicopper oxidase domain-containing protein has translation MRWLIAIPILWIGIGSLGVAKTVPVEFHGKEAELTIDNKGTKYLAWTFNGQVPGPLVRVTEGDVVDFTLVNEITNKKSHAMDFHAAQLDAAKDFGQIRPGETKHYSFKANYPGVFFYHCGADPMVQHIARGMFGVIIVDPKDPKAMPKADREYVLVQSEIYSNPDDEKSLMEGKWEFAAFNFCKFKYDPVHDERATTWLQAKPGERVRIYFVNAGPNEFASFHPIAGIWDRVYVGGNPKNVLYGLQSFTVGPGDGAIFDLVSPVEGANAIVTHSMKQALSGAIAIIMFTKDADPKMGRGDQILVR, from the coding sequence ATGAGATGGTTGATAGCCATACCAATCCTGTGGATAGGTATTGGATCGTTGGGAGTAGCTAAGACCGTGCCTGTTGAATTTCATGGCAAAGAGGCCGAATTGACCATTGATAACAAGGGCACAAAATATCTTGCCTGGACGTTTAATGGCCAAGTTCCCGGTCCCTTGGTAAGGGTTACAGAAGGAGATGTTGTTGATTTTACACTTGTAAATGAAATCACAAACAAAAAATCCCATGCCATGGATTTTCACGCAGCCCAGTTAGATGCAGCAAAAGACTTTGGACAAATCAGGCCTGGAGAAACCAAGCATTACTCCTTTAAGGCTAATTATCCTGGAGTATTTTTTTATCATTGTGGTGCTGATCCTATGGTCCAACATATAGCAAGGGGAATGTTTGGGGTAATCATCGTAGACCCTAAGGATCCAAAGGCTATGCCTAAAGCGGACAGAGAGTATGTGCTCGTACAATCTGAAATCTATTCCAATCCCGACGATGAAAAAAGCTTGATGGAGGGCAAATGGGAATTCGCCGCTTTTAATTTTTGCAAGTTTAAATATGACCCCGTTCACGATGAAAGAGCCACGACTTGGTTGCAGGCAAAACCAGGTGAAAGGGTGCGCATTTATTTCGTCAATGCTGGACCTAATGAGTTTGCTTCCTTTCATCCTATAGCAGGAATATGGGACAGGGTTTATGTTGGAGGAAATCCTAAAAATGTTTTATACGGCCTGCAATCTTTTACTGTTGGACCCGGTGATGGGGCTATTTTTGATCTGGTTTCACCTGTCGAAGGAGCAAATGCAATCGTTACTCATTCTATGAAACAAGCTCTGTCCGGAGCTATCGCAATAATCATGTTTACCAAAGATGCAGACCCCAAAATGGGTCGAGGAGATCAAATTTTAGTGCGATAA
- a CDS encoding winged helix-turn-helix transcriptional regulator has translation MDNRARQKVILPTRKAEAARLVEKVFKCKWTVSVLELICQEIHRPGQMKKNIPGITTKVLNDLLKKLCQWGIVERTVYPLVPPKVEYHLTDFGEKFMKVLKSVEELQKEIDFNLTQSVVEKEPFRPLHNGAKVI, from the coding sequence ATGGATAATAGGGCAAGACAAAAAGTGATATTGCCTACAAGGAAAGCAGAAGCAGCGCGGTTAGTAGAAAAAGTTTTTAAATGTAAGTGGACGGTCTCTGTATTGGAACTAATTTGTCAAGAAATACATAGACCTGGCCAAATGAAAAAAAATATTCCTGGCATTACCACTAAGGTTCTAAATGACCTTTTGAAAAAGCTTTGTCAATGGGGCATTGTAGAAAGAACCGTTTATCCTCTTGTTCCTCCCAAAGTAGAATATCACTTGACCGATTTTGGAGAAAAATTCATGAAAGTGTTAAAAAGTGTAGAGGAACTTCAAAAAGAAATTGATTTTAACCTAACCCAGAGTGTTGTAGAAAAAGAGCCATTCCGTCCTTTACATAATGGAGCCAAGGTAATTTAA
- the nadB gene encoding L-aspartate oxidase, translating to MEKIETDYLVIGGGIAGLFFALEVSQFGPVSVLLKNTFNSSSSWYAQGGISCVSSSEDTFESHLSDTLKAGDGLCNPQVVKSFVEEAPTRIKDLIRYGVPFTKDENGNYDLGLEAGHSHRRIFHVKDHTGMAIIEALKKEVKKRSQIRIWENQLAVDLIVSKNNCFGAYVYDKEKKCIKAFLSPHTLLSTGGCGAIYLHTTNPNSATGDGIAMAYRAGAILKNMEMIQFHPTCFAQFTAQKFLISEAVRGEGAKIINPKGEHFLKAFDPRAELAPRDIVSRAIFMEMKKNNYPYVYLDIRGRERKWLEERFPYIFSYCLSQGIDMSKDLVPVAPAAHYQCGGVATDPWGKTSIPGLWAAGEVACTGFHGANRLASNSLLEAIIVAGRAAKLSAKENRNFSLDKIELSERVLLEENRAMDADIREVMGKIRKIMWDYVGIVRCVSDLGKAKKEIELLLEFLKSHQKEGTLSLLNLEAQNMALTAAIIIESALQRKESRGAHWVVDYPKKLDFPVDTQVSFVPREN from the coding sequence ATGGAGAAAATAGAAACAGATTACCTAGTCATCGGAGGAGGCATTGCTGGGCTCTTTTTTGCCTTAGAGGTATCTCAATTTGGCCCTGTTTCGGTTCTTCTTAAAAATACTTTTAATAGTTCGAGTTCGTGGTATGCCCAGGGCGGTATATCTTGTGTGAGCTCTTCAGAAGATACCTTTGAATCACACCTTTCTGATACTCTCAAAGCTGGCGATGGGTTGTGCAATCCTCAAGTAGTAAAATCATTCGTTGAAGAAGCTCCAACGAGGATTAAGGATTTAATTCGTTATGGAGTGCCTTTCACCAAGGATGAGAATGGCAATTATGATCTAGGATTGGAAGCGGGCCATTCACATCGAAGAATATTCCATGTTAAAGACCATACGGGGATGGCCATTATTGAAGCATTGAAAAAGGAGGTGAAAAAAAGAAGCCAGATTAGGATATGGGAAAATCAATTGGCCGTTGATCTTATTGTTTCAAAGAATAATTGTTTTGGGGCTTATGTTTACGACAAAGAAAAGAAATGTATAAAAGCCTTTCTCTCTCCTCATACCCTTCTTTCTACGGGTGGTTGTGGAGCTATTTATCTCCATACAACAAACCCTAATAGTGCAACGGGTGATGGAATCGCTATGGCCTACAGGGCTGGGGCTATTCTTAAAAATATGGAAATGATCCAATTTCATCCTACCTGTTTTGCTCAATTTACTGCTCAAAAATTTTTGATCAGCGAGGCGGTTCGTGGAGAAGGAGCGAAAATTATAAATCCAAAAGGAGAACATTTTCTAAAAGCCTTTGATCCAAGAGCAGAACTTGCCCCTCGAGATATTGTTAGTCGGGCCATTTTCATGGAAATGAAAAAAAATAATTATCCTTATGTCTATTTAGATATAAGAGGAAGAGAAAGAAAATGGCTTGAAGAAAGATTTCCCTACATTTTCTCCTATTGTTTAAGTCAAGGAATAGATATGTCAAAGGATCTGGTGCCTGTGGCTCCAGCTGCTCATTATCAATGCGGGGGAGTGGCCACAGATCCGTGGGGAAAGACATCTATCCCTGGTTTATGGGCGGCGGGAGAAGTAGCTTGTACGGGGTTTCACGGAGCCAATAGATTGGCAAGCAACTCCTTGTTGGAAGCCATTATTGTTGCAGGAAGGGCGGCAAAGCTTTCTGCCAAAGAAAATAGAAATTTTTCGCTAGATAAAATTGAGCTCAGTGAAAGGGTTTTACTTGAAGAAAATAGAGCCATGGATGCCGACATAAGAGAGGTGATGGGTAAGATTAGGAAAATTATGTGGGATTATGTTGGCATAGTCCGGTGTGTGTCAGATCTTGGGAAAGCAAAAAAAGAAATTGAGCTGCTGCTCGAATTTTTAAAAAGCCATCAAAAAGAAGGCACGTTGTCACTTCTCAATCTAGAAGCTCAAAATATGGCCTTGACAGCTGCAATTATCATCGAAAGCGCTTTGCAGAGAAAAGAAAGTAGGGGAGCTCATTGGGTGGTTGATTATCCAAAAAAATTGGATTTCCCAGTCGATACTCAAGTATCTTTTGTTCCTAGGGAAAATTGA
- the yidC gene encoding membrane protein insertase YidC translates to MDKKGWIGFGISLVLLLAWQIYVEYHYVRQQPAPAESTFSEETSPDQQSSKTPEESQTLGPLESFEKSPDLGKEIISYLENDKIRVSFTSWGGGIQNIELKEHFFRGPNGKENILLNRFDEEPLLNLSGWDAKYNLSGYQSESKEGKVFFRRNLTNGVTLERIFSLSQDYQIMMEQRLINRSSLPITLPKYRINMGLASPIHVKDAVQNMAVNWLTLKGARFGRIGLPDFNAAGFLGLFYWRGPRTVIDSPNEPLRWVAVKNQYFTIVVSPPSSLPPIQVEAVPVELSQFPSEREGQNIKPVGIKAWAYFPEMSIEPNSILSVQFKTYGGPKEYARLKKLGDHIDRVMEYGMWGWVVKPLVWCMVHFHSFIPNYGLDIILFTLLLKGIFWPLQSKANRNMKAMQALSPKLKELQARYKDQPDKMQAEMMKLYREYGVNPVGGCLPMLVQVPIFIGFYTMLQGSVELRNQSFLWIRDLTQPDTIFRIPSVGLDINPLPLIMVGTQILLSRMTPQASENPQLKVFQWMPVFFLFFFYNFASALSLYWTVNNLVTIVQTYRNLKKPVPVLHRVKKQKSPHKISLMK, encoded by the coding sequence ATGGATAAGAAAGGTTGGATCGGTTTTGGAATCTCTCTCGTATTACTCTTAGCATGGCAGATATATGTAGAATATCACTACGTAAGGCAACAACCTGCACCTGCTGAGTCTACGTTTTCTGAAGAGACTTCACCCGATCAACAATCTTCAAAAACTCCAGAAGAGAGCCAAACTCTTGGTCCTTTAGAATCCTTCGAAAAATCCCCAGACCTTGGTAAAGAAATCATTAGTTATCTAGAAAATGATAAAATACGTGTATCTTTTACTTCTTGGGGAGGAGGCATTCAAAATATCGAGCTTAAAGAACATTTTTTTCGAGGACCAAACGGCAAAGAAAACATTTTGCTAAATCGATTTGATGAAGAGCCTTTGCTCAATCTTTCTGGATGGGATGCCAAGTATAACTTGAGCGGCTATCAATCGGAAAGCAAAGAAGGAAAAGTTTTCTTTCGTCGTAATCTAACAAATGGGGTTACTCTAGAAAGAATTTTTTCTTTGAGCCAGGATTACCAAATTATGATGGAACAGCGGCTCATTAATAGATCCTCTTTGCCAATCACTCTTCCTAAGTACAGGATAAATATGGGATTGGCCTCTCCCATTCATGTCAAGGATGCCGTGCAAAACATGGCTGTCAATTGGCTTACTTTAAAAGGGGCCCGGTTTGGACGCATTGGCCTCCCTGATTTTAATGCTGCAGGTTTTTTGGGATTGTTCTACTGGAGAGGGCCTCGAACAGTCATTGATAGCCCTAATGAACCCTTGCGTTGGGTGGCCGTAAAAAACCAGTATTTTACTATTGTAGTTTCTCCTCCTTCCTCTCTTCCTCCCATTCAAGTTGAAGCTGTACCGGTTGAACTTTCTCAATTTCCTTCTGAGCGGGAGGGGCAAAATATTAAACCTGTGGGCATTAAAGCATGGGCCTATTTTCCTGAAATGTCCATTGAACCCAACTCTATTCTAAGTGTTCAGTTTAAAACTTATGGAGGACCCAAAGAATATGCTCGTCTCAAAAAACTAGGTGATCATATAGATAGGGTCATGGAATATGGAATGTGGGGCTGGGTGGTCAAACCCTTGGTTTGGTGCATGGTTCATTTTCATTCTTTTATTCCCAATTATGGTCTAGATATAATTTTATTTACTTTGCTTCTTAAAGGGATTTTTTGGCCCCTGCAGTCAAAAGCTAACAGGAACATGAAAGCGATGCAGGCACTTTCCCCTAAACTGAAGGAGTTGCAAGCTCGCTACAAAGATCAGCCGGATAAAATGCAGGCTGAAATGATGAAACTTTACAGGGAATATGGAGTAAATCCTGTAGGGGGCTGTTTACCTATGCTTGTTCAGGTCCCCATTTTTATCGGGTTTTATACGATGCTTCAGGGCTCCGTTGAATTAAGGAATCAATCGTTTTTATGGATTCGGGATTTAACTCAACCCGATACCATTTTCCGAATTCCATCTGTTGGTCTCGATATCAATCCATTACCCTTGATAATGGTAGGAACCCAAATTCTATTGTCTCGAATGACTCCCCAGGCTTCGGAAAATCCGCAGCTAAAGGTTTTTCAATGGATGCCCGTTTTCTTTCTCTTTTTCTTCTATAACTTTGCTTCTGCTTTATCTCTGTACTGGACGGTGAATAACTTGGTGACTATCGTGCAGACTTATCGAAATTTGAAAAAACCTGTTCCTGTGTTACATAGGGTAAAAAAGCAAAAGAGCCCTCATAAAATTTCACTCATGAAATAA
- the yidD gene encoding membrane protein insertion efficiency factor YidD: protein MKKIVFFLLDIYRYGLSTFRQSLGMYGVCRYYPTCSQYCREAVQKHGIIRGLILSLQRILRCHPWGGEGWDPVPDSKDLGLKGIKGVNKQPNP, encoded by the coding sequence ATGAAAAAAATAGTTTTTTTTCTTTTGGATATTTATCGATATGGCCTCAGTACATTTCGCCAGTCGTTGGGAATGTATGGAGTTTGTCGTTATTATCCAACCTGCTCTCAATATTGTAGAGAGGCGGTTCAAAAACATGGCATAATAAGAGGATTAATTCTTTCCTTGCAAAGAATCCTAAGATGTCATCCTTGGGGAGGAGAGGGATGGGATCCGGTTCCGGATTCAAAAGATTTAGGACTAAAAGGCATAAAAGGGGTAAACAAACAGCCAAATCCTTGA
- the rnpA gene encoding ribonuclease P protein component — MVFRNPVVLNNRLSRRLIAKKKKEISLFFSEGKKFSSPYFILYLLPREDKTFPLVFFAVSRKVINSSQRNLIKRRMREIFRQYLPFKLSSFSFGWIAKEKALKASFEELKKDMIELGKKAISLE; from the coding sequence ATGGTTTTTAGAAATCCAGTGGTTTTGAACAATCGATTATCGCGTAGACTTATTGCTAAAAAGAAAAAGGAAATTTCTCTTTTTTTCTCCGAAGGAAAAAAGTTTTCTTCTCCTTATTTTATACTTTATCTTTTGCCTAGAGAGGACAAAACTTTTCCCCTTGTCTTTTTTGCTGTATCAAGAAAAGTGATTAATTCTTCACAAAGAAATTTGATTAAAAGAAGAATGAGGGAGATATTTCGGCAGTACCTGCCTTTTAAACTTTCGTCTTTTTCCTTTGGTTGGATAGCCAAAGAAAAAGCTTTGAAAGCTTCATTTGAGGAGTTGAAAAAGGATATGATAGAACTGGGCAAAAAGGCGATTTCCTTGGAATAA
- the rpmH gene encoding 50S ribosomal protein L34, giving the protein MKRTFQPSKRTRKRQYGFLKRTRTRTGRLILQRRRKKGRWRLVPKNTERKFNRHVPS; this is encoded by the coding sequence ATGAAAAGGACCTTTCAACCTTCAAAAAGAACAAGAAAGCGGCAATATGGGTTTTTAAAACGTACTCGTACAAGAACTGGACGATTAATATTACAAAGGAGAAGAAAAAAGGGTAGATGGCGTTTGGTTCCTAAAAACACCGAAAGAAAATTTAATCGCCATGTTCCTTCATGA
- a CDS encoding polyprenyl synthetase family protein: MTGGNDNDRSNDAKMTIIKDQVKPKPDIFQSLTGQLKDYLAWIDREILNQAEEFDAGVASLFRYVLASEGKRIRPLLVLLSAKGSGGIAEDHLYLAVVIEMIHLATLVHDDILDGASMRRGLPSVTSRWGTEISVLLGDSLFAQALKVCCRLHPDIIRSVASGVCVVCSGEILQTRRRFDWSLLEEEYLKIIQMKTGELFRIPCELAARLNSASSAISEALGRFGQALGSSYQIYDDCLDLFGSEENVGKTLGTDLGGGKLTLPILYLYQQGSEEIKRTLVEIFENGVSADWGKIQFWIVKEGILKKTLQTAMNFLEKGENELALLPESDEKECLRDVGKILGNHLLELVNAQSVL, from the coding sequence ATGACTGGAGGAAATGATAATGACCGCAGTAATGATGCTAAGATGACTATAATTAAAGATCAGGTTAAACCGAAACCGGATATATTCCAAAGCTTGACTGGTCAGCTTAAAGATTATCTTGCTTGGATAGACAGGGAAATTTTAAACCAAGCTGAAGAATTTGATGCGGGAGTTGCTTCTTTATTTCGCTATGTTTTAGCCAGCGAAGGCAAAAGGATTAGGCCTCTTCTTGTGTTGCTTTCTGCAAAGGGCAGTGGAGGAATAGCTGAGGATCATCTTTATTTAGCGGTGGTTATTGAGATGATTCACTTAGCGACTCTTGTTCATGATGATATTCTTGATGGGGCTTCGATGCGCAGAGGACTTCCTTCTGTGACTTCAAGGTGGGGAACTGAAATTTCGGTTCTTCTTGGTGATAGTTTGTTTGCCCAAGCCTTAAAAGTATGTTGTCGGTTGCATCCGGATATTATTAGGAGTGTCGCAAGTGGAGTATGTGTTGTTTGTAGTGGGGAAATCCTTCAGACCCGTAGAAGATTTGATTGGAGCTTGTTGGAAGAGGAATATTTAAAGATCATTCAGATGAAAACGGGCGAACTTTTTCGCATTCCCTGTGAACTGGCGGCAAGGCTTAATTCTGCTTCGAGCGCAATATCTGAAGCTCTTGGCAGATTTGGCCAGGCATTGGGATCTTCTTATCAAATATATGATGATTGTTTAGATCTTTTTGGCAGTGAAGAAAATGTGGGCAAGACCTTGGGGACAGATTTGGGAGGAGGAAAATTAACTTTACCTATTCTTTATCTTTATCAACAGGGGTCGGAAGAGATAAAAAGAACGCTTGTGGAAATTTTCGAAAACGGCGTATCCGCTGACTGGGGGAAAATTCAATTTTGGATTGTAAAAGAAGGGATTCTCAAAAAAACTCTTCAGACAGCGATGAATTTCTTGGAAAAAGGGGAAAATGAACTCGCTCTTTTACCAGAGAGTGATGAAAAAGAATGTTTGCGTGATGTAGGTAAAATTTTAGGTAATCATCTGCTCGAGCTTGTTAACGCACAATCAGTTCTATAG